One Papaver somniferum cultivar HN1 chromosome 10, ASM357369v1, whole genome shotgun sequence genomic window carries:
- the LOC113319086 gene encoding probable pectinesterase/pectinesterase inhibitor 61: protein MIIFSLQMTKLPKTALSILIFFSLIITTRTISTHDEERILKHTDTSLDTPLKNIKPDITVSQHGDGTFKTITEAIQAAPDLSDRSIVIYVKSGRYEEEDLQVGTKKTNIWLIGDGINKTVITGGKSVGGAGNLTTFQTASFTVKGYGFVARDLTFDNWAGPAKYQAVALLVSANRVVVYRCSITGYQDSLYAHKGTQFFRECDIYGTIDFICGDGTAVFQKCRIYARRPLEGQFNVITAHNRDSKKSTTGFSIHQSWILAAPDLDPVKNTVKTYLGRPWDLYSRVVFMLCHMGDHTDPSGWSPWEQNDTRAFDTLYYGEYLNDGPGRAGNKRVNWTGFHNMTSQEAEGFTVNQFINGSIWLPSTGVPYTGGL, encoded by the exons ATGATCATATTTTCACTCCAAATgacaaaattaccaaaaacagcttTATCTATCCTAATCTTCTTTTCTCTGATAATCACTACAAGAACAATTTCTACCCATGATGAAGAAAGAATATTAAAACACACAGATACATCTCTGGATACTCCTTTGAAAAACATTAAACCAGATATTACAGTTTCACAACATGGAGATGGTACTTTTAAGACAATTACCGAAGCGATCCAAGCAGCACCAGATCTTAGTGATAGAAGTATTGTGATTTACGTAAAATCAGGAAGGTATGAAGAGGAAGATCTGCAGGTGGGCACTAAGAAAACAAACATATGGCTCATCGGAGATGGCATAAACAAAACTGTCATAACAGGGGGCAAGAGTGTTGGTGGCGCTGGAAATTTGACCACTTTTCAAACTGCATCTTTCA CTGTAAAAGGTTATGGCTTTGTCGCACGCGACCTGACATTCGATAACTGGGCGGGTCCTGCTAAGTACCAGGCAGTTGCGTTGCTTGTTAGTGCCAATAGAGTAGTTGTTTACAGATGCAGCATTACAGGATATCAGGACAGCTTGTATGCGCACAAAGGGACGCAGTTCTTCAGAGAGTGTGATATATATGGCACTATAGATTTCATTTGTGGGGACGGTACAGCGGTTTTTCAAAAATGTAGAATATATGCTCGAAGACCATTGGAAGGGCAGTTTAACGTTATCACAGCTCATAACCGGGATAGCAAAAAATCAACCACAG GCTTCTCTATACACCAGTCTTGGATTCTGGCAGCACCGGATCTTGACCCGGTCAAGAATACTGTGAAGACGTACCTGGGTCGTCCATGGGACCTATATTCGCGGGTTGTATTTATGTTATGCCACATGGGGGATCACACAGACCCTAGTGGATGGTCACCATGGGAACAAAATGATACTCGTGCCTTCGATACTCTTTATTATGGGGAGTACCTGAACGACGGGCCAGGCAGGGCGGGCAACAAGCGGGTGAACTGGACCGGATTCCACAACATGACATCTCAAGAAGCGGAAGGATTCACGGTCAACCAGTTTATCAATGGTTCAATTTGGTTACCGTCTACCGGAGTCCCTTACACTGGAGGACTATAA